In a genomic window of Pelotomaculum thermopropionicum SI:
- the SIR2 gene encoding NAD-dependent protein deacetylases (SIR2 family) has translation MKAVYIFGAGASAAEGAPVVRNFFRMAYRYFKEEQYDAGLEIVWEFLEHFYGKRSVISSGSDLDRYPGIDEIFNIVDWYLLHNQAFSARFPQKRLDDLKTALVKLISMTLDRSLPPDNSIHRSFVLRALQESREVPTFISLNYDIVLDRAIRAAGCRPEYGFYGSHRDHLGQAGQVPLYKLHGSLNWSFCPLCGEIAEHNEKVAHLLFSENSPIVCMNCGGANPQAVIIAPTLYKSYKISRLQNVWDSACAAISQCDRLVVIGYSLDPADTSIIATLKRALNAPDKNREIVVINPSRRTCGRYRQIFGNGCKIKCRPFTGELF, from the coding sequence ATGAAAGCGGTCTATATTTTTGGAGCCGGCGCTTCGGCCGCGGAGGGGGCGCCGGTTGTGCGCAATTTTTTCCGGATGGCGTACCGGTACTTTAAAGAAGAGCAATACGATGCGGGTCTGGAAATTGTCTGGGAGTTCCTGGAGCACTTTTACGGCAAAAGGTCTGTAATAAGCTCCGGATCGGATCTGGACAGGTATCCCGGCATTGATGAAATATTCAACATAGTGGACTGGTACCTGCTGCACAATCAGGCTTTTTCGGCCAGGTTTCCGCAGAAGAGGCTGGACGATTTAAAGACGGCCCTGGTGAAGCTGATCAGCATGACCCTGGACCGGTCCCTGCCCCCGGACAACAGCATTCACCGTTCGTTTGTGCTCAGGGCCCTGCAGGAAAGCCGGGAGGTTCCCACGTTTATTTCCTTAAATTACGATATAGTTCTGGACAGGGCCATCAGAGCGGCGGGCTGCCGGCCGGAATACGGTTTTTACGGCAGTCACAGGGACCACCTGGGCCAGGCCGGGCAGGTTCCCCTTTACAAGCTGCACGGATCCCTGAACTGGTCTTTCTGCCCCCTGTGCGGGGAAATTGCAGAGCACAATGAAAAGGTGGCCCATCTCCTGTTCAGCGAGAACAGCCCCATTGTCTGCATGAATTGCGGAGGGGCAAATCCGCAGGCCGTTATTATCGCCCCGACATTGTATAAATCGTACAAAATAAGCAGGCTGCAAAATGTCTGGGACAGCGCCTGCGCGGCAATCAGCCAGTGCGACCGGCTTGTCGTCATCGGCTATTCCCTCGACCCGGCCGACACCTCGATCATTGCCACGCTTAAAAGGGCCTTGAACGCGCCGGATAAAAACAGGGAGATTGTTGTTATAAACCCCAGCCGGCGGACCTGCGGCCGCTACCGTCAGATTTTTGGGAACGGCTGCAAGATAAAGTGCCGGCCCTTTACCGGGGAGCTTTTCTAA
- a CDS encoding superfamily II RNA helicase, superfamily II RNA helicase: MLELPELPCGEIIELIQDKLPALFFVFSRGRTEMLAQELGREWDFLDAKEKRILGRQVRAAEAEHPGTFSGSGWRNLRRLLYQGIAYHHAGLLPPVKYLVEKLYSQRLLWVVFCTETFAAGVNFPAASAIFDSTRKWDGRDFRILQNREFFQMAGRAGRRGFDRVGHAFIRVDSRFPEQTGFFNEKEIEPVSGRLVISPNTVLSLLRYKTDGEIDRFLNENFKMYQIKRRKKHLEQEVKKYEERIASIEASLCPESRTFACPVERIKARRHLKRLRWRGKKKERELLQKQLASFAPKKCPDNERCRAALELLKHTRNRFQLLTNEYNEVSAQADSIFTEFQEVRDILEKLGYVKGREFYPRGIFALELHVQEILVTELAFSGLIEDADPAEAAAVLAGVELIPGRHSRAVRMELPALHEAGLLRRNLRKMGVPDRFCIWSDFPGPLAYAWYNGASFSELLEMSSLQPGDLFSIFRREIDLLRQIERAASGNPALAQKARLIRERLDRDEVALTF; this comes from the coding sequence GTGTTAGAGCTGCCTGAACTGCCGTGTGGAGAAATAATTGAATTAATTCAGGACAAGCTGCCGGCCCTTTTTTTTGTATTCAGCCGCGGGCGCACCGAAATGCTGGCGCAGGAACTTGGGCGTGAATGGGATTTCCTGGACGCAAAGGAGAAGCGCATCCTGGGCCGGCAGGTAAGGGCGGCCGAAGCCGAACACCCCGGCACCTTTAGCGGTTCCGGCTGGCGCAACCTGCGGCGCCTGCTTTACCAGGGAATTGCCTATCATCATGCAGGGCTCCTGCCGCCGGTTAAATACCTGGTGGAAAAACTCTACTCACAGCGCCTGCTTTGGGTGGTTTTTTGTACCGAAACTTTTGCCGCCGGGGTAAATTTTCCGGCAGCAAGCGCGATCTTCGACTCAACCAGAAAATGGGACGGACGCGACTTCCGCATTTTGCAAAACAGGGAGTTTTTTCAGATGGCCGGGCGGGCCGGCCGGCGGGGCTTTGACCGGGTCGGCCACGCCTTTATCCGCGTGGACAGCCGCTTTCCGGAGCAAACCGGGTTCTTTAACGAAAAAGAAATCGAGCCGGTGTCGGGAAGGCTGGTTATTTCCCCCAACACGGTCTTAAGCCTTTTAAGGTATAAAACGGACGGCGAAATTGACCGTTTTTTAAATGAAAATTTCAAGATGTACCAGATCAAAAGAAGAAAAAAACACCTCGAACAGGAAGTAAAAAAATATGAGGAGCGCATTGCATCAATTGAAGCCAGCCTGTGCCCGGAGAGCCGGACCTTTGCCTGCCCGGTGGAAAGAATAAAGGCCCGCAGGCACCTGAAGCGCCTTCGCTGGAGAGGCAAGAAAAAGGAAAGGGAGCTTTTGCAAAAACAGCTCGCCTCCTTCGCCCCGAAAAAATGTCCGGATAACGAAAGGTGCCGGGCCGCGCTCGAACTTCTTAAACACACCCGCAACCGCTTCCAGCTTTTAACGAACGAATACAATGAAGTTTCGGCCCAGGCAGACTCCATCTTTACGGAATTCCAGGAAGTCCGCGATATCCTGGAAAAGCTGGGTTACGTAAAGGGCAGGGAATTTTATCCGCGGGGCATCTTTGCCCTTGAGCTGCATGTGCAGGAAATACTGGTAACGGAACTGGCCTTTTCAGGCCTCATTGAAGATGCCGACCCGGCGGAAGCTGCCGCCGTCCTGGCAGGGGTGGAATTAATACCCGGCAGGCACTCCCGGGCAGTCAGGATGGAGCTGCCCGCCCTGCATGAAGCCGGCCTGCTCAGGCGCAACCTGCGCAAGATGGGCGTGCCGGACCGTTTCTGCATCTGGTCGGACTTTCCCGGGCCGCTGGCCTACGCCTGGTACAACGGGGCCAGTTTTTCAGAACTGCTGGAAATGTCTTCTCTCCAGCCCGGCGACCTGTTCTCAATTTTCCGGCGGGAAATAGACCTCCTCCGCCAGATCGAACGGGCGGCTTCCGGCAATCCCGCCCTGGCCCAAAAAGCCAGGTTAATCCGGGAGCGCCTGGACCGCGACGAGGTGGCCCTGACCTTTTAA
- a CDS encoding predicted ATPase (AAA+ superfamily), giving the protein MNNAAKTAHPAVLADALRAARGLAVYRNILKDPVCLALVRFIEAVTGAARPEEVLESYCNLFFLLSEKALETKEEPVGDAWQNHLLQLLLYDDNAFSRAAAAASFDSLGLSLRKAAEGDLIRLQLLYRVDAAAARDVALQVLGEGCVPEGGLPVWDDLGVSAAGCRPAAGKKHARKIKVLLNGSGNWGACLRELAEYYRLAGAGIFGRYWAFRWAGRFSALEGIEEPDPTRLEELIGYRPQQQEVLANTERFLAGLPANNLLLYGDRGTGKSSTVKALLNRYGEAGLRLVEISKSFLGDLPYVISILKSSPQRFIIFIDDLSFEESEVEYKELKAVLEGGLARWPSNVLIYATSNRRHLIREVFGDRETAQGSDREVRENDTMQEKLSLADRFGITVLFPMPDRSLYLDIVRGLAEQRGLSLDKKELERRALLWEAWQNGCSGRTARQFVDHISGELLQGF; this is encoded by the coding sequence ATGAATAACGCAGCTAAAACCGCTCACCCGGCCGTGCTTGCGGACGCGCTCCGGGCGGCCAGGGGGCTGGCCGTCTACCGGAATATTTTAAAGGACCCGGTTTGCCTGGCACTGGTAAGGTTCATTGAGGCCGTTACCGGTGCGGCACGGCCGGAAGAGGTGCTGGAGTCTTACTGCAATTTATTTTTTTTATTGTCTGAAAAGGCTTTGGAAACAAAAGAGGAGCCGGTGGGGGATGCCTGGCAAAACCACCTGCTGCAGCTTTTGCTTTACGATGACAACGCCTTCAGCCGGGCCGCGGCGGCGGCTTCCTTTGACAGTCTGGGGCTTTCCCTGCGAAAGGCGGCAGAAGGGGATTTAATAAGGCTGCAGCTCCTGTACCGGGTGGACGCCGCTGCCGCCCGCGATGTAGCCCTTCAGGTGCTGGGAGAGGGCTGCGTGCCGGAGGGCGGGCTTCCGGTGTGGGACGACCTGGGTGTTTCCGCCGCGGGCTGCCGCCCTGCCGCGGGAAAAAAGCATGCCCGGAAAATTAAAGTTTTGTTGAACGGATCCGGCAACTGGGGCGCCTGCCTGCGGGAGCTGGCGGAGTATTACCGGCTTGCCGGTGCAGGAATTTTTGGCAGGTACTGGGCTTTCAGGTGGGCAGGACGGTTTTCCGCCCTTGAGGGGATAGAGGAACCCGATCCCACCCGTCTGGAGGAACTTATCGGCTACCGCCCGCAGCAGCAGGAAGTGCTGGCCAACACGGAAAGGTTTCTGGCGGGCCTGCCGGCCAATAACCTTTTGCTGTACGGCGACCGGGGCACCGGCAAGTCGTCAACGGTGAAAGCCCTGTTAAACCGTTACGGTGAAGCTGGTTTGCGCCTGGTTGAGATTTCCAAGAGCTTTCTCGGAGATTTGCCTTACGTCATCAGCATTTTAAAGTCAAGCCCCCAGCGGTTTATTATTTTTATCGACGATCTTTCCTTTGAGGAATCAGAGGTTGAATACAAGGAATTGAAAGCGGTTCTCGAGGGCGGCCTGGCCAGGTGGCCATCCAACGTGCTAATCTACGCCACTTCCAACAGGCGGCATCTGATCAGGGAAGTTTTCGGCGACCGTGAAACGGCGCAGGGTTCTGACAGAGAGGTTCGGGAAAACGATACCATGCAGGAAAAGCTTTCCCTGGCAGACCGGTTTGGAATTACCGTTCTTTTTCCTATGCCCGACCGGTCGCTCTACCTGGACATCGTCCGGGGGTTGGCCGAACAGAGGGGGCTTTCGCTGGACAAAAAAGAACTCGAGCGCAGAGCGCTGCTTTGGGAGGCCTGGCAGAACGGCTGCTCAGGACGCACCGCCAGACAGTTTGTCGACCACATCAGCGGTGAACTGCTGCAGGGCTTTTGA
- a CDS encoding transposase and inactivated derivatives, producing MLKLRENQISLWDTVLPESFRSLPAELAKIDDILDDPVFMQPFIAKFNTRRGRPTIPIETYLRLMYLKRRYQLGYETLIKEVGDSITWRRFCRIPIDEEMPDPTTLIKARQRYGDEVVEQLNELLLLKLQDEKILKTRKLRVDTTVVESNIHHPTDATLLHDGVKVITRFVSKIRRVASQAAKGFADRTQEVKEQILSIAKLLRRRTGQSWEDINAITQKVTEITEEVCNEALEVISRVNDKGRTSIKALKDKLSQAVDLTQKLIDQAKQVTSGNRNIPDRIVSFFDPKARPIKKGKLGKTAEFGYKLRIDETESGFVTGYQLYQGNPADDGLLIPAVEQHKKRFRSSPSAVATDRGFGSQSNEEALHTLGVRRISSPLKGRKSKKRMEYEAQLWFKDLQRFRAAGEAKISLLKRKYGLNRSLYRGFTGSKTWVGFGIWVHNLKRAAQII from the coding sequence ATGTTAAAACTCCGAGAGAATCAAATAAGCCTTTGGGACACAGTTCTTCCCGAATCTTTCAGGTCCTTACCCGCTGAACTGGCCAAAATTGACGATATATTAGACGACCCAGTCTTCATGCAGCCGTTCATTGCAAAATTCAATACCAGACGCGGCAGGCCGACCATACCCATTGAAACATACTTGCGGTTGATGTATTTAAAAAGGCGCTACCAACTGGGTTACGAGACCCTAATCAAAGAAGTTGGAGACAGCATTACCTGGCGCCGGTTCTGCCGGATTCCTATTGATGAAGAAATGCCCGACCCTACAACACTGATTAAGGCACGTCAGCGTTACGGAGATGAAGTGGTCGAACAACTGAACGAATTACTGCTGCTCAAACTTCAGGATGAGAAGATTTTAAAAACCCGTAAACTGCGTGTAGATACAACCGTAGTCGAATCCAATATTCACCATCCAACAGATGCAACATTATTACACGATGGTGTCAAGGTAATTACCCGTTTTGTCAGTAAAATACGCAGAGTAGCCTCGCAAGCTGCAAAAGGTTTTGCGGACCGAACCCAAGAAGTCAAGGAACAGATATTATCCATTGCCAAATTGCTGCGCCGCAGGACGGGGCAGTCCTGGGAAGATATCAACGCAATAACCCAAAAAGTCACCGAGATAACCGAAGAAGTTTGCAATGAAGCTCTTGAAGTGATCAGCCGGGTTAACGACAAAGGCCGCACTTCTATTAAAGCGTTAAAAGACAAACTTAGTCAGGCTGTTGACTTAACCCAAAAATTGATTGACCAGGCCAAACAGGTGACATCCGGCAACCGAAACATTCCCGACCGGATTGTGAGTTTCTTTGATCCAAAAGCACGCCCGATCAAGAAAGGCAAGCTGGGCAAAACGGCAGAATTCGGTTATAAACTGCGTATCGATGAAACCGAAAGCGGATTCGTTACTGGATATCAACTGTACCAGGGGAATCCAGCAGACGATGGCCTTCTAATACCGGCTGTTGAACAACACAAAAAACGATTCCGCTCTTCTCCGAGCGCGGTTGCCACAGACCGTGGATTTGGCAGCCAAAGCAATGAAGAAGCTTTACATACCCTTGGTGTTAGGCGCATTAGCTCCCCGCTTAAGGGCAGAAAAAGCAAGAAACGGATGGAATACGAAGCCCAGCTTTGGTTTAAAGACCTGCAGCGGTTTCGAGCAGCCGGAGAAGCGAAAATTAGTTTGTTAAAACGAAAGTATGGTTTAAACCGCAGCCTTTATAGGGGCTTTACTGGCTCAAAGACCTGGGTGGGCTTTGGAATTTGGGTCCATAATCTCAAAAGAGCAGCCCAGATAATCTAA
- the CdaR gene encoding sugar diacid utilization regulator gives MAEKELLELREFQEDEPFIKEEALIAGEQFPALIQDGLSENISLLLGQEIEGSEIPLEYGGHVIGSIKICREEGQVKGTLDISRSVIEMLLKKAFLVEEQQRESQAKELFVSQLLNQKSSQPNPTLNILGRILGYDLEDPQVVFIVEFEKKESLNDRSPEWNRLRSIAIKIIENFFKFSGGFIVVSYFSGRIVVLKNILYEEAGREAGSCKNGGKEKGEVLLRCRKHLISLGESLRQAILLGTKHDVSIGIGECHRGVLAVRHSYQEAYLALNMGKYFKEVRQSNIYHISDFALESLLSRICDEEKERFIERYLGSIKDEKELQETLEAFFQNNLNIAQAAEKAFLHRNTFTYRLDKIQSLTGLNPRSFYDALVLAIALIMKQIGTHEPV, from the coding sequence ATGGCCGAGAAGGAACTTTTGGAATTGCGTGAATTCCAGGAGGACGAACCCTTTATTAAAGAGGAAGCCCTGATAGCGGGCGAGCAGTTTCCAGCGCTGATTCAAGACGGCCTTTCAGAAAATATTTCTCTGCTCCTAGGGCAGGAAATTGAAGGAAGTGAAATTCCCCTGGAATACGGGGGGCATGTTATCGGTTCAATTAAGATATGCCGGGAGGAGGGACAGGTAAAGGGCACGCTTGATATTTCCAGGTCTGTTATTGAAATGCTTTTAAAAAAGGCCTTTCTGGTCGAAGAGCAGCAGAGGGAGAGCCAGGCTAAGGAGTTGTTTGTGTCCCAGCTGTTAAACCAGAAAAGCAGCCAGCCTAATCCCACCCTTAATATACTCGGCCGTATTCTCGGCTATGATCTTGAAGATCCCCAGGTTGTGTTTATTGTTGAATTTGAAAAGAAAGAGTCGCTGAACGACAGGTCTCCCGAGTGGAACAGGCTGCGGTCTATTGCAATTAAAATTATTGAAAATTTCTTTAAGTTTTCCGGCGGATTCATTGTTGTTTCCTATTTCAGCGGAAGGATTGTGGTGCTCAAAAACATACTTTATGAAGAAGCCGGGCGGGAAGCCGGCAGCTGTAAGAATGGCGGGAAAGAAAAGGGCGAGGTGCTGTTAAGGTGCAGAAAACACTTGATTTCCCTGGGCGAGTCATTGCGCCAGGCCATTTTGCTTGGCACAAAACATGACGTCTCCATTGGTATCGGGGAGTGTCACAGGGGGGTTCTGGCGGTCCGTCATTCGTATCAGGAAGCTTACCTGGCTCTAAATATGGGGAAGTACTTTAAAGAGGTAAGGCAGTCAAATATTTACCATATTTCCGACTTTGCGCTGGAAAGCCTGCTGTCCAGAATTTGCGATGAGGAAAAAGAAAGGTTTATTGAGCGTTACCTGGGAAGCATAAAGGATGAGAAAGAACTGCAGGAAACCCTGGAAGCTTTTTTTCAAAATAACCTGAATATCGCCCAGGCTGCCGAAAAGGCTTTCCTGCACCGCAATACGTTTACCTACCGCCTGGATAAGATTCAGTCCCTTACGGGTTTAAACCCCAGATCTTTTTATGACGCGCTGGTATTGGCCATTGCCCTGATTATGAAGCAGATCGGCACCCATGAACCTGTTTAG